In a single window of the Lynx canadensis isolate LIC74 chromosome E2, mLynCan4.pri.v2, whole genome shotgun sequence genome:
- the ATXN1L gene encoding ataxin-1-like: MKPVHERSQECLPPKKRDLPVTSEDMGRTTSCSTNHTPSSDASEWSRGVVVAGQSQAGARVSLGGDGAEAITGLTVDQYGMLYKVAVPPATFSPTGLPSVVNMSPLPPTFNVASSLIQHPGIHYPPIHYAQLPSTSLQFIGSPYSLPYAVPPNFLPSPLLSPSANLATSHLPHFVPYASLLAEGATPPPQASSPAHSFNKVPSATSPPGQLPHHSSTQPLDLAPGRMPIYYQMSRLPAGYTLHETPPAGASPVLTPQEGQSALEAAAANGQRQRERNLVRRESEALDSPNSKSEGQGLVPVVECVVDGQLFSGSQTARVEVAVPAHRGTPDTDLEVQRVVGALASQDYRVVTAQRKDEPSPLNLSHHTPDHQGEGRGSARNPAEMAEKNQARGFYPQSHQEPVKHRPLPKAMVVANGNLVPTGTDPGLLPMGSEILVASSLDMQARATFPDKEPTPPPITSSHVPSHFMKGAIIQLATGELKRVEDLQTQDFVRSAEVSGGLKIDSSTVVDIQESQWPGFVMLHFVVGEQQSKVSIEVPPEHPFFVYGQGWSSCSPGRTAQLFSLPCHRLQVGDVCISISLQSLNSNSVSQASCAPPGQLGPPRERPERTVLGPREQCDSEGKSQPPGEGSQMVEPSQPEPGAQACWPAPSFQRYSMQGEEARAALLRPSFISQEVKLSIEGRSNAGK; encoded by the coding sequence ATGAAACCTGTTCATGAGAGGAGTCAGGAATGCCTTCCACCAAAGAAACGAGACCTCCCCGTGACCAGCGAGGATATGGGGAGAACTACCAGCTGCTCAACTAACCACACACCCTCCAGTGATGCCTCTGAATGGTCCCGAGGGGTTGTGGTGGCCGGGCAGAGCCAGGCAGGAGCCAGAGTCAGCCTGGGGGGTGATGGAGCTGAGGCCATCACTGGTCTGACAGTGGACCAGTATGGTATGCTGTATAAGGTGGCTGTGCCACCTGCTACCTTCTCCCCAACTGGCCTCCCATCTGTGGTGAACATGAGCCCCTTGCCCCCCACATTTAATGTAGCGTCTTCACTGATTCAACATCCAGGAATCCACTATCCCCCAATCCACTATGCTCAACTCCCGTCCACCTCTCTGCAGTTTATCGGGTCTCCTTATAGCCTTCCCTATGCTGTGCCACCTAATTTCCTACCAagtcccctcctttctccttctgccaaCCTCGCCACCTCTCACCTTCCTCACTTTGTGCCATATGCCTCACTCCTGGCAGAAGGAGccactcctcctccccaggcTTCCTCCCCAGCCCACTCATTCAACAAAGTCCCTTCTGCCACCTCCCCACCTGGGCAGTTGCCACATCACTCGAGTACTCAGCCGCTGGACCTTGCTCCAGGCCGGATGCCCATTTATTATCAGATGTCCAGGCTACCTGCTGGGTACACTTTGCATGAAACCCCTCCAGCAGGTGCCAGCCCAGTTCTTACCCCTCAGGAGGGCCAGTCTGCTCTGGAAGCAGCCGCTGCCAATGGACAGAGACAGCGAGAACGAAACTTAGTAAGACGGGAAAGCGAAGCCCTCGACTCCCCCAACAGCAAGAGTGAAGGCCAGGGACTGGTGCCAGTGGTAGAATGTGTGGTGGATGGACAGTTGTTTTCAGGTTCTCAGACTGCACGGGTGGAGGTGGCAGTGCCAGCACACCGAGGGACCCCAGACACCGACCTTGAGGTCCAGCGGGTGGTTGGCGCTTTAGCTTCTCAGGACTATcgtgtggtgacagctcagaggaaGGATGAGCCCAGCCCTCTCAACCTGTCCCATCATACACCCGACCATCAGGGTGAGGGGCGAGGGTCAGCCAGGAACCCAGCAGAGATGGCCGAGAAAAATCAGGCCCGAGGGTTCTACCCTCAATCCCATCAGGAACCGGTGAAACACAGACCTTTACCCAAAGCAATGGTTGTAGCCAATGGCAACCTGGTGCCCACTGGAACTGACCCAGGTCTGCTGCCCATGGGCTCGGAGATCCTGGTGGCATCAAGTTTGGACATGCAGGCCAGAGCCACCTTCCCAGATAAGGAGCCAACGCCACCCCCCATTACCTCCTCCCACGTGCCCTCCCATTTCATGAAAGGCGCCATCATCCAGCTGGCTACAGGGGAGCTGAAGCGGGTGGAGGACCTCCAGACCCAGGACTTTGTGCGCAGTGCCGAAGTGAGCGGGGGGCTGAAGATTGACTCTAGCACGGTCGTGGACATTCAGGAGAGCCAGTGGCCTGGATTTGTCATGCTGCATTTCGTGGTTGGTGAGCAGCAGAGCAAAGTGAGCATCGAGGTGCCCCCTGAGCACCCCTTCTTTGTATATGGCCAGGGCTGGTCCTCCTGCAGCCCCGGGAGGACTGCACAGCTCTTCTCTTTGCCCTGCCATCGGCTGCAGGTGGGAGATGTCTGCATCTCTATCAGTTTACAGAGCTTGAACAGTAACTCAGTTTCTCAGGCTAGCTGTGCTCCCCCAGGCCAGCTGGGTCCCCCCCGAGAAAGGCCTGAGAGGACAGTCTTGGGACCCAGAGAGCAATGTGACAGTGAGGGGAAGAGCCAGCCGCCAGGCGAGGGCTCCCAAATGGTAGAGCCCTCGCAGCCGGAGCCTGGTGCTCAGGCCTGCTGGCCAGCCCCAAGCTTCCAAAGATACAGCATGCAAGGGGAGGAGGCACGGGCTGCACTGCTCCGTCCCTCTTTCATTTCACAGGAGGTAAAGCTGTCCATCGAAGGGCGTTCCAATGCAGGAAAATGA